One Tunturibacter gelidoferens genomic region harbors:
- a CDS encoding DUF4440 domain-containing protein: MKRGLVAAFVIVLAVCSTARGADTPKITESKLVQRTQELFDAVAPGNQAPWKMYVAEDAMFFDEKGRSMDKAALLEDLQPLPAGYSGTIRVMRAKSRFATNVAVLSYDCDEVETVFGRELHARYHTTDTWLYRNQAWQIVASQTLRYYEDPAAGAVSDAMLNDYAGAYELAAGNVVTVTRQGSELYAQRNSGKPYQLLPESPDLFFRAGVEGRRLFHRDASGHVDMMIDRRNNEDLLWKKIR; this comes from the coding sequence GTGAAAAGAGGTCTGGTTGCTGCGTTCGTCATCGTCCTAGCCGTATGCTCGACGGCACGCGGCGCCGACACCCCGAAGATAACGGAGTCGAAGCTGGTGCAGCGGACCCAGGAGCTGTTCGATGCTGTGGCTCCTGGCAATCAAGCGCCGTGGAAGATGTATGTGGCAGAGGATGCGATGTTCTTCGATGAGAAGGGCAGGTCGATGGACAAGGCTGCGCTGCTGGAAGATCTGCAGCCACTGCCTGCCGGGTACTCCGGTACGATTCGCGTGATGCGGGCGAAGTCCCGGTTTGCGACGAATGTTGCTGTTCTGAGTTACGACTGCGATGAGGTGGAGACGGTGTTTGGGCGGGAGCTGCATGCTCGCTATCACACGACGGATACGTGGTTGTATCGGAATCAGGCATGGCAGATTGTTGCGAGCCAGACGTTGCGGTACTACGAAGACCCGGCTGCGGGTGCGGTTTCAGATGCGATGCTGAACGACTATGCAGGTGCGTATGAGCTTGCTGCCGGAAACGTCGTCACGGTTACGCGGCAGGGTAGTGAGCTGTATGCGCAGCGTAACTCGGGTAAACCGTACCAGCTTCTGCCGGAGTCTCCGGATCTGTTTTTTCGTGCGGGAGTTGAGGGGCGGCGGCTGTTTCATCGCGATGCTTCGGGGCATGTGGACATGATGATCGATCGCAGGAATAACGAAGATCTGCTTTGGAAGAAGATTCGATAG
- a CDS encoding S10 family peptidase, whose product MIHLEVSKGLLVSRIPGLIATLALVVMVMPALPQARAAGDAEAKKDETTVPIPAETSSVTRHEWAAGGRLVHYTATAGNLLIRDDQDKANGSIFYVAYTEDGVEAKSRPVTFFYNGGPGAATIWLHMGSFGPVRVVTQSPEATGPAPFEWVQNQYSLLDKSDLVFIDAPLTGYSRAVGKGTVKDFAGTDQDIKAFEKFIVRYITANQRWNSPKFLFGESYGTTRSAGLVNALQNDGIEFNGVTLLSSILNYNRRSPGLDYEAIGYMPSFAAIAYHYHKVKTNGSLAEWVEQARVFARGPYAEALQQGDKLSVAEFDTMAAKVAAITGLSVEYVKEAKLRISATRFRKELLRGDERTLGRYDARFMGWDVDSAGENPGYDPSDTGISGVYVGAFHDYVQRELKYLSQEPYYTSGPGLNENWDFKHKAPGGGPGRAGEQTAPDVAVDLADAIRKNPKLRVFSANGYFDLATPFFSTEYDLSHMDLPEKLVNNVQFGYYPAGHMVYLNVDALKEMKADVAKFYALAQQR is encoded by the coding sequence TTGATTCATCTCGAAGTTTCGAAGGGTTTATTGGTATCTCGCATACCAGGTTTGATTGCTACGCTTGCTTTGGTTGTGATGGTGATGCCCGCGCTACCGCAGGCGCGAGCGGCGGGGGATGCGGAGGCGAAGAAAGACGAGACGACAGTTCCAATTCCCGCAGAGACGAGTTCAGTGACCAGGCATGAGTGGGCCGCCGGGGGCCGGTTGGTGCACTACACGGCGACCGCTGGGAATCTGCTGATACGGGACGATCAGGATAAGGCGAATGGGAGCATCTTCTATGTGGCTTACACGGAAGATGGAGTTGAGGCGAAGAGCCGGCCGGTGACCTTCTTCTATAACGGTGGGCCGGGTGCGGCGACTATCTGGCTGCACATGGGATCGTTCGGGCCGGTGCGCGTGGTGACGCAGAGTCCAGAGGCCACGGGGCCCGCGCCGTTTGAGTGGGTGCAGAATCAGTACAGCCTGCTGGATAAGAGCGACCTGGTGTTTATCGATGCGCCGTTGACGGGCTACTCGCGCGCGGTGGGTAAGGGTACGGTCAAAGACTTTGCTGGGACCGATCAGGACATCAAGGCATTCGAAAAGTTTATTGTGCGTTACATTACGGCGAATCAGCGGTGGAACTCTCCGAAGTTTCTGTTTGGTGAGTCGTATGGAACGACGCGGTCGGCCGGGCTGGTGAACGCTCTGCAGAACGATGGGATTGAGTTCAATGGCGTGACGTTGCTGTCGTCGATTTTGAACTACAACCGACGGAGTCCCGGGCTGGACTATGAAGCGATCGGGTACATGCCTTCGTTCGCTGCGATCGCGTACCACTATCACAAGGTGAAGACGAATGGGAGTCTGGCTGAGTGGGTGGAGCAGGCGAGAGTCTTTGCTCGCGGACCCTATGCGGAGGCTCTGCAGCAGGGAGATAAATTGTCCGTGGCTGAGTTCGACACGATGGCGGCAAAGGTCGCGGCGATTACGGGGTTGAGCGTGGAGTATGTGAAGGAGGCGAAACTGCGGATTTCGGCGACGCGGTTTCGCAAGGAGCTGCTGCGTGGGGATGAGCGGACTTTGGGTCGGTATGATGCGCGGTTCATGGGATGGGATGTGGATTCAGCGGGGGAGAATCCGGGTTATGACCCATCGGATACGGGGATCAGTGGAGTGTATGTTGGGGCATTTCACGACTACGTTCAGAGGGAGCTGAAGTATTTGAGCCAGGAACCGTACTACACCTCGGGTCCTGGGCTGAACGAGAATTGGGACTTTAAGCATAAAGCTCCGGGCGGCGGGCCGGGGAGGGCTGGGGAGCAGACGGCGCCGGATGTGGCGGTAGATCTGGCGGATGCGATTCGCAAGAATCCGAAGCTGCGGGTGTTCTCGGCCAATGGATACTTTGATCTGGCTACCCCATTCTTTTCAACGGAGTACGACCTGAGTCATATGGATTTGCCGGAAAAACTGGTGAACAATGTGCAGTTTGGCTACTATCCGGCGGGACACATGGTCTATCTGAATGTGGATGCCTTGAAGGAGATGAAGGCGGATGTGGCGAAGTTCTACGCTTTGGCTCAACAGCGCTGA
- a CDS encoding GAF domain-containing protein: MSALTSMVADTGLEVVDLFEDASFAGRRLHDRDVAMQMEGMHRLARAFVESPDTILQELVNSAVDLCGADSAGISIERENKSDAEFYEWVATAGEYAGFLNATLPRSPSACGVCLERGRPQLFRVTQRFFDLMRIEAPTVTDGILLPWEVGETRGTIWIMAHGRGEAFDGNDLRMMLVLANFAAMGVRQQRQQKLLMEQAMVGAASGMANELAHRINNPLQSITNIVYLAGVGGFAGDAKTLAEELAEPIKRLSVLAARILVLPTAANRQE, translated from the coding sequence ATGAGCGCGCTTACTTCGATGGTAGCTGACACCGGTTTGGAGGTGGTCGACCTTTTCGAGGATGCGTCATTTGCGGGCAGACGGCTGCATGATCGCGATGTCGCGATGCAGATGGAGGGGATGCATCGGTTGGCGCGCGCGTTCGTGGAGAGCCCTGACACGATTTTGCAGGAGTTGGTGAATTCAGCGGTTGACCTGTGCGGCGCCGACAGTGCAGGCATCAGCATTGAGCGGGAGAATAAGAGTGACGCGGAGTTCTATGAGTGGGTGGCAACGGCGGGCGAGTATGCGGGTTTCCTGAATGCGACGCTGCCACGGAGTCCCAGCGCGTGTGGGGTGTGTCTGGAGAGGGGCCGACCTCAGCTGTTTCGCGTCACGCAGCGGTTCTTCGATCTGATGAGGATTGAAGCTCCGACGGTGACCGATGGCATTCTGCTGCCGTGGGAGGTAGGGGAGACGCGGGGCACGATCTGGATCATGGCGCATGGACGCGGAGAGGCGTTTGATGGGAACGATCTTCGTATGATGCTGGTTCTGGCGAACTTCGCTGCGATGGGCGTGAGACAGCAGCGACAGCAGAAGTTGCTGATGGAGCAGGCGATGGTGGGCGCCGCGTCCGGGATGGCCAATGAGCTGGCGCACCGGATCAATAATCCGCTACAGAGCATTACGAACATTGTGTATCTGGCGGGTGTGGGTGGGTTTGCTGGGGATGCGAAGACGCTGGCGGAGGAGTTGGCAGAACCGATCAAGAGACTATCTGTTCTGGCGGCTCGAATATTGGTATTGCCGACGGCGGCGAATCGTCAGGAGTGA
- the ribB gene encoding 3,4-dihydroxy-2-butanone-4-phosphate synthase, producing the protein MFADVTEAVAEIKAGRMVVVVDDEDRENEGDLTLAAEFVTPEAINFMAKYGRGLICLTLTEERADYLRLGPMTQENTSRFGTAFTESIEAREGVTTGISAADRAHTIKVAIDPRSTAHDLARPGHVFPLRARKGGVLVRAGQTEASVDLARMAGLVTAGVICEIMNDDGTMARVPDLVKFCAEHGLLMVTVADLIRYRLQHERYIHRVAESLMPTAHGEFRMIAYESEVDGGESHIALVFGDVSGSEPVPVRVHTHCLAGDVFSTTLCDCRAVVEQSLKMIAEAGKGALVYLHNGSAGFGVDRGVTPARIVLHREQRAREGSDDRAHRTLRQVGLGGQILSDLGIHKIRLLTNTPTHVPALQGFGIEIVEQVPVSIEPVRR; encoded by the coding sequence ATGTTTGCTGACGTGACAGAGGCAGTTGCGGAGATCAAAGCGGGTCGGATGGTGGTCGTCGTGGATGACGAGGACCGCGAGAATGAGGGCGACCTGACGCTGGCTGCGGAGTTTGTCACGCCGGAGGCGATCAACTTTATGGCCAAGTATGGGCGCGGGTTGATCTGCTTAACGCTGACGGAGGAGCGTGCGGATTATCTGCGGCTGGGGCCGATGACGCAGGAAAATACGTCGCGGTTCGGGACTGCGTTTACGGAGAGCATTGAGGCTCGGGAGGGCGTGACGACCGGGATCTCGGCGGCGGACCGGGCGCACACTATCAAGGTGGCGATCGATCCGCGGTCTACGGCGCATGATCTGGCACGGCCGGGGCATGTGTTTCCGCTACGCGCGCGCAAAGGTGGCGTGCTGGTGAGGGCCGGGCAGACGGAGGCTTCGGTGGATCTGGCGCGGATGGCGGGGCTGGTGACGGCGGGCGTGATCTGCGAGATTATGAACGATGATGGCACGATGGCGCGGGTGCCGGACCTGGTGAAGTTCTGCGCGGAGCATGGGCTGTTGATGGTGACGGTGGCGGATCTGATTCGCTATCGGCTGCAGCATGAGCGGTACATTCATCGGGTGGCGGAGTCGCTGATGCCTACGGCGCATGGGGAGTTTCGCATGATCGCTTATGAGAGCGAGGTGGATGGTGGGGAGTCGCATATTGCGCTGGTCTTTGGGGATGTGAGCGGCTCGGAGCCGGTGCCGGTACGGGTGCATACGCATTGCCTCGCGGGAGATGTTTTTTCTACGACGCTGTGTGATTGCAGGGCGGTGGTGGAGCAGTCGCTGAAGATGATTGCGGAGGCGGGCAAGGGCGCACTGGTGTATCTGCATAATGGCAGCGCGGGTTTTGGCGTGGATCGAGGCGTTACGCCAGCGCGGATTGTGCTGCACCGGGAGCAGCGGGCTCGGGAGGGAAGCGATGATCGGGCGCATAGGACGCTGCGGCAAGTGGGTCTGGGTGGGCAGATTCTGTCGGATTTGGGGATTCACAAGATTCGGCTGCTGACCAATACACCGACGCATGTGCCGGCGCTGCAGGGGTTCGGGATCGAGATTGTGGAGCAGGTTCCGGTATCGATCGAGCCGGTTCGGCGGTAG
- a CDS encoding 2Fe-2S iron-sulfur cluster-binding protein — MSFPPCTEKEDDIQEHDQHTLSEQSSDVELSRRTFVKAAGIFGAGVAAGIPRIAAAAEEAHAAAATTPHTMDLTLKVNGTSQSLSLDTRTSLLDALREHLALTGSKKGCDHGQCGACTVLLNGRRVNSCLTLAVTADGADIITIEGLADGDNLHPVQASFLEHDGFQCGYCTPGQICSAVALLEEHKHGTLSAVSFEQRLSACSDRPSLNDQEIRERMSGNICRCGAYPNIVAAVRALVPDEGCGPSVSELEIKPSTSFGARS; from the coding sequence ATGAGTTTTCCTCCCTGCACCGAAAAAGAAGACGACATCCAGGAACACGATCAGCACACGCTCTCCGAGCAGTCCTCTGACGTCGAACTCTCCCGCCGAACCTTCGTGAAAGCCGCCGGCATCTTCGGAGCCGGCGTAGCAGCAGGCATCCCGCGTATCGCGGCGGCTGCAGAAGAGGCTCACGCCGCAGCCGCCACTACGCCCCACACGATGGATCTCACCCTCAAGGTGAACGGCACCTCGCAGTCGCTCTCCCTCGACACTCGCACCTCCCTCCTCGACGCGCTTCGCGAACATCTCGCCCTCACCGGCAGCAAGAAGGGCTGCGACCACGGCCAATGCGGAGCCTGCACCGTCCTCCTCAACGGCCGCCGCGTCAACTCCTGCCTCACCCTCGCAGTCACCGCCGACGGAGCCGACATCATCACCATCGAAGGTCTCGCCGACGGAGACAACCTTCATCCCGTACAAGCCTCCTTCCTCGAGCATGATGGTTTTCAATGCGGCTACTGCACCCCAGGCCAGATCTGCTCCGCCGTCGCTCTTCTCGAGGAACACAAACACGGCACTCTCAGTGCGGTCTCTTTCGAGCAACGCCTCAGTGCCTGCAGCGACCGTCCAAGCCTTAATGATCAGGAGATTCGCGAGCGCATGAGCGGCAACATCTGCCGGTGCGGAGCTTACCCCAACATCGTTGCCGCAGTCCGCGCTCTCGTTCCTGATGAAGGCTGCGGTCCTTCGGTATCGGAGCTCGAAATAAAACCATCGACCAGCTTCGGAGCCCGCTCATGA
- a CDS encoding response regulator produces MAPAKLLLVDDDETIRLTLGIILRKHGFNVTVAATVTEALKHISSEAFDVLLSDLHMPGAGDGLTVVSAMRHANPKAVTILLSSFPHMDAAAQAILLQTDEILVKPMDVTMLVEAIKQRLAAGPTRARLVESVAAILERSSDSTINDWYELVEKEETLMAIPMTFQQRSGHLPQVIRDLVLRLRSSKSLGSKELFSAAATEHGTVRRKQGYSAAMMVEESRILQVSVFNTLQKNLANIDFSVVLIGVMTIADEVDSQLSQAMKSYLAESIVDALPA; encoded by the coding sequence ATGGCACCTGCAAAGCTCTTACTAGTCGACGACGACGAGACGATACGTTTAACCCTCGGCATCATTCTCAGAAAACACGGCTTCAACGTCACGGTCGCTGCAACGGTAACCGAAGCTCTCAAACACATCAGTTCGGAGGCCTTCGACGTCCTCCTGAGCGACCTTCACATGCCCGGTGCAGGAGACGGCCTCACGGTCGTCAGCGCCATGCGTCATGCCAACCCAAAAGCCGTCACCATACTGCTCAGTTCGTTTCCCCATATGGACGCCGCCGCTCAGGCGATCCTGCTGCAGACTGACGAAATTCTCGTCAAGCCAATGGACGTAACCATGTTGGTGGAGGCCATCAAACAGCGGCTCGCCGCAGGCCCCACTCGTGCCCGCCTCGTTGAGAGTGTCGCAGCCATCCTCGAACGTTCCTCAGACAGCACCATCAACGATTGGTACGAACTTGTCGAAAAAGAAGAGACCTTGATGGCAATTCCCATGACCTTCCAACAACGTTCCGGCCATCTCCCCCAGGTCATCCGGGACCTCGTCCTCCGCCTCCGTTCTTCAAAGAGTCTTGGCAGCAAAGAGTTATTCTCGGCAGCCGCCACAGAGCACGGCACCGTCCGCCGCAAGCAAGGCTACAGCGCCGCCATGATGGTCGAGGAGTCGCGCATCCTTCAGGTCAGCGTCTTCAACACCCTCCAGAAAAACCTGGCGAACATAGACTTCAGCGTAGTGCTCATCGGAGTGATGACCATCGCCGACGAAGTCGATTCACAGCTCAGCCAGGCGATGAAGAGCTACCTTGCAGAGTCGATCGTCGATGCGCTTCCGGCATAG